Proteins encoded within one genomic window of Humulus lupulus chromosome 1, drHumLupu1.1, whole genome shotgun sequence:
- the LOC133808824 gene encoding probable prolyl 4-hydroxylase 10 → MAKPRHYRLPSRKSSSSSTTLIFTMLVMFSFVVLILVALGILSVPSSSGDSPKANDLSSIVHKSADRNKGDDGNGERWVEVISWEPRAFVYHNFLTKEECEYLINLAKPNMKKSTVVDSETGKSKDSRVRTSSGTFLARGRDKTIRTIEKRIADFTFIPAEHGEGLQILHYEVGQKYEPHYDYFLDDFNTVNGGQRMATLLMYLTDVEEGGETVFPAAKGNISSVPWWNELSDCGKKGLSVKPKMGDALLFWSMKPDASLDPSSLHGGCPVIKGNKWSSTKWMRVSEYKA, encoded by the exons ATGGCGAAGCCAAGGCACTATCGTCTACCTTCTCGAAAATCGTCTTCCTCATCAACAACCCTCATCTTTACTATGCTCGTTATGTTCAGCTTTGTCGTTCTCATTCTCGTTGCCCTTGGAATCCTCTCCGTTCCCAGCAGCTCCGGTGACTCCCCCAAGGCTAATGATCTTAGCTCCATTGTACACAAGAGTGCAGATAG GAACAAGGGTGATGATGGCAACGGCGAGCGGTGGGTTGAGGTCATTTCATGGGAGCCCAGAGCTTTCGTTTATCATAATTTCTTG ACCAAGGAGGAATGCGAATATCTAATCAATCTTGCCAAGCCTAACATGAAAAAATCGACTGTTGTTGATAGTGAAACTGGAAAGAGCAAAGATAGCAG GGTTAGAACAAGCTCTGGCACATTCCTGGCCAGAGGACGTGATAAAACTATTAGGACTATTGAGAAGAGAATTGCTGATTTCACCTTTATCCCCGCAG AACATGGGGAAGGACTTCAAATTCTCCACTATGAAGTTGGACAGAAGTACGAGCCTCACTATGACTATTTTCTTGATGATTTTAACACTGTAAATGGAGGTCAACGTATGGCTACACTTCTTATGTACCT TACAGATGTTGAAGAAGGGGGTGAAACAGTGTTCCCTGCTGCAAAAGGGAATATTAGTTCGGTGCCTTGGTGGAACGAACTATCTGATTGTGGAAAAAAGGGACTCTCTGTTAAACCTAAGATGGGTGATGCATTGCTTTTCTGGAGCATGAAGCCTGATGCCAGTTTAGATCCATCCAGTTTACATG GTGGGTGTCCCGTAATCAAGGGAAACAAGTGGTCAAGTACTAAATGGATGCGTGTCAGCGAATACAAAGCTTGA
- the LOC133808808 gene encoding aconitate hydratase 1, with protein sequence MASPNPFKAILKGLEKPDGGEFGKYYSLPALNDPRIERLPYSIRILLESAIRNCDEFQVKSKDVEKIIDWENTSPKQVEIPFKPARVLLQDFTGVPAVVDLACMRDAMNRLGGDSNKINPLVPVDLVIDHSVQVDVARSENAVQANMELEFQRNKERFGFLKWGSNAFDNMLVVPPGSGIVHQVNLEYLGRVVFNRGGLLYPDSVVGTDSHTTMIDGLGVAGWGVGGIEAEATMLGQPMSMVLPGVVGFKLKGKLRNGVTATDLVLTVTQTLRKHGVVGKFVEFYGEGMSELSLADRATIANMSPEYGATMGFFPVDHITLQYLRLTGRSDDTIAMIESYLRANKMFVDYSEPQVERVYSSYLELSLEDVEPCVSGPKRPHDRVPLKEMKADWHSCLDNRVGFKGFAVPKESQSKVVEFNFNGTTAQLRHGDVVIAAITSCTNTSNPSVMLGAALVAKKACELGLEVKPWIKTSLAPGSGVVTKYLQKSGLQKYLNQLGFHIVGYGCTTCIGNSGDLHEAVASAISENDVVASAVLSGNRNFEGRVHPLTRANYLASPPLVVAYALAGTVDIDFETEPIGLGKDGKNIFFRDIWPSNEEVAEVVQSSVLPDMFKATYEAITKGNPMWNQLSVPSGTLYSWDPKSTYIHEPPYFKDMTMSPPGPHGVKDAYCLLNFGDSITTDHISPAGSIHRDSPAAKYLIEHGVDRRDFNSYGSRRGNDEVMARGTFANIRLVNKFLKGEVGPKTIHIPTGEKLSVFDAAMRYKSEGRDTIVLAGAEYGSGSSRDWAAKGPMLLGVKAVISKSFERIHRSNLVGMGVIPLCFKAGEDADTLGLTGHERYSIDLPASVSEIRPGQDVTVVTDNGKSFTCTLRFDTEVELAYFDHGGILPYVIRNLINSKQ encoded by the exons ATGG CGAGTCCAAACCCGTTCAAGGCGATTTTGAAGGGACTTGAGAAGCCCGACGGTGGTGAATTCGGCAAATACTACAGCTTGCCAGCTCTCAACGATCCCAGAATCG AGAGGCTACCGTACTCAATCAGAATCCTTCTCGAATCGGCAATTCGTAACTGCGATGAGTTTCAGGTTAAGAGTAAGGATGTTGAAAAGATCATTGATTGGGAGAACACTAGTCCCAAACAGGTTGAGATCCCATTCAAACCTGCTAGGGTACTTCTTCAG GATTTTACTGGGGTTCCTGCTGTTGTTGATCTTGCTTGTATGCGTGACGCAATGAATAGGCTTGGAGGAGATTCTAACAAGATTAACCCATTG GTTCCTGTAGATCTTGTCATTGATCACTCTGTTCAGGTTGACGTGGCAAGATCAGAGAATGCAGTGCAGGCAAATATGGAGCTTGAGTTCCAGAGAAACAAAGAGCGATTTGGCTTCCTTAAATGGGGATCAAATGCCTTCGATAACATGCTTGTTGTTCCTCCTGGTTCAGGGATTGTCCACCAG GTTAACCTAGAGTACCTCGGTAGAGTTGTGTTCAACAGAGGTGGCTTGCTTTATCCTGACAGTGTTGTTGGAACAGATTCACACACGACAATGATTGATGGATTGGGTGTTGCTGGCTGGGGAGTTGGCGGGATAGAAGCAGAAGCCACTATGCTTGGACAG CCAATGAGCATGGTGTTGCCTGGTGTGGTAGGATTTAAATTAAAAGGAAAGCTGAGGAATGGTGTGACAGCCACAGACTTGGTTTTGACAGTAACCCAAACGCTGAGGAAGCACGGGGTTGTGGGCAAGTTTGTGGAATTTTATG GGGAAGGCATGAGTGAGTTGTCTTTAGCAGATCGTGCAACTATTGCTAACATGTCTCCCGAGTATGGTGCAACCATGGGCTTCTTTCCTGTGGATCATATAACTCTGCAATATCTGAGACTGACTGGAAGAAGTGATGATACC ATTGCTATGATAGAGTCATATTTACGTGCTAATAAAATGTTTGTGGACTACAGTGAG CCCCAGGTTGAGCGAGTGTATTCCTCATATCTAGAGCTATCTCTGGAGGATGTGGAACCCTGTGTCTCAGGTCCAAAGAG GCCACATGATCGTGTTCCTTTGAAAGAAATGAAAGCAGATTGGCATTCATGTCTTGACAACAGAGTTGGATTCAAG GGTTTTGCTGTACCTAAGGAATCCCAAAGTAAGGTCGTTGAGTTCAATTTTAACGGAACCACAGCACAACTTAGGCATGGAGATGTTGTAATAGCAGCCATTACAAGTTGCACAAATACCTCAAATCCTAGTGTAATGCTTGGAGCTGCTTTGGTTGCAAAGAAAGCCTGCGAGCTAGGATTGGAG GTTAAGCCATGGATCAAGACAAGTCTTGCTCCAGGTTCTGGTGTTGTAACCAAATACTTGCAGAAAAG TGGGTTGCAAAAGTATTTGAATCAGCTTGGATTTCATATTGTTGGGTACGGTTGCACCACATGCATTGGAAATTCAGGAGATCTTCATGAAGCTGTGGCATCAGCTATCTCTGAAAATG ATGTAGTAGCATCTGCTGTTTTGTCTGGAAATAGGAATTTTGAGGGTCGTGTGCATCCCCTAACAAGGGCTAATTACCTTGCTTCTCCTCCCCTTGTGGTTGCCTATGCACTTGCTGGCACG gtggatattgattttgaaacaGAACCAATTGGATTAGGCAAGGATGGGAAGAATATATTTTTCAGGGATATTTGGCCATCTAACGAAGAAGTAGCAGAG GTTGTGCAATCAAGCGTGCTTCCTGATATGTTTAAGGCTACATATGAAGCAATCACCAAAGGAAACCCCATGTGGAATCAGTTATCTGTACCTTCTGGCACCCTCTATTCCTGGGACCCCAAATCAACCTACATACATGAGCCACCATATTTCAAGGATATGACTATGTCTCCTCCAGGACCTCATGGAGTAAAGGATGCTTACTGTTTGCTCAACTTTGGAGATAGTATTACAACTGATCACATATCACCTGCCGGTAGCATTCACAGGGACAGTCCCGCAGCCAAATACCTTATTGAACATGGGGTTGATAGAAGAGACTTCAACTCTTATGGAAGTCGACGTGGTAATGATGAAGTGATGGCAAGGGGCACTTTTGCAAATATTCGTCTGGTCAACAAGTTTTTGAAAGGAGAAGTTGGTCCTAAGACTATTCACATTCCCACTGGGGAGAAACTTTCTGTGTTTGATGCAGCCATG AGGTACAAGAGTGAAGGACGAGACACAATTGTTCTTGCTGGTGCTGAGTATGGAAGTGGAAGTTCTCGTGATTGGGCTGCTAAGGGTCCTATGCTACTG gGTGTGAAAGCAGTCATCTCAAAGAGCTTTGAGAGGATTCACAGAAGCAATTTGGTAGGCATGGGTGTCATTCCACTATGTTTTAAGGCAGGAGAAGATGCGGATACACTTGGATTAACTGGTCATGAACGATACAGCATTGATCTTCCAGCCAGTGTTAGTGAAATTAGACCTGGTCAAGATGTGACAGTGGTGACAGACAATGGCAAGTCGTTCACATGTACACTACGTTTTGACACCGAG GTTGAACTTGCTTACTTTGATCACGGAGGCATTCTCCCATATGTCATCAGGAATTTGATCAACTCAAAACAATGA